From the genome of Blautia pseudococcoides, one region includes:
- a CDS encoding MATE family efflux transporter yields the protein MNRDKNTTENIAITLIRFCVPLILSSILQQLYNWVDAFIVGNTMGEKALASIGSTGTIVDLFLNAITGFTLGLCILFAQKYGAGKKVHISNILSVFSVILGGVFLIISIIGILGAYPLLRIMNTTQDTIYMAKDYLQIILIGIPFLAVYNVYASALRGIGNSRAPFAAVLFSSVVNVILDLVFVSVWHWGVVGAAIATVISQTFMTIFIILYSVKKHSCLRFSVKKWTLDYSVLKEGLHLGIPPMIQSSITSLGGLILQNFMNGFGTQTVAAITTAYRVDTMVLLPIVNLGSGISTIVAQNFGAGRKRQIPKIVCVGTAMMFCVSLLLTWLIVETGGYLIAMFGVSPEVTEIGKNYFQTIAVFYAIFGIAASVRGYIEGIGDILFSSIAGVISLISRIIFSYAFVGLCGNMIIAYAEAGSWGVLLLLYTFHILLKKISLKYKKQEQKE from the coding sequence TGGGAGAGAAGGCGCTTGCCTCTATCGGTTCGACCGGTACCATTGTTGATCTGTTCCTCAACGCTATTACGGGATTTACGCTTGGACTTTGTATTTTATTTGCACAAAAGTACGGTGCAGGAAAAAAGGTCCATATTTCAAACATACTTTCTGTATTTTCTGTAATCCTCGGCGGTGTGTTTTTGATAATATCAATCATCGGTATATTAGGAGCGTATCCGCTGCTTCGTATCATGAATACAACACAGGATACTATTTATATGGCAAAGGATTATCTGCAGATAATATTGATTGGAATCCCTTTCCTTGCCGTATATAATGTTTATGCTTCAGCGCTTCGCGGGATTGGGAACAGCCGTGCACCTTTTGCAGCTGTTTTATTTTCATCTGTTGTAAATGTCATACTGGACCTTGTATTTGTAAGTGTCTGGCACTGGGGTGTTGTCGGTGCGGCAATTGCAACTGTGATATCACAGACTTTTATGACAATTTTTATTATTTTATATAGTGTAAAGAAGCATTCCTGCCTTCGTTTCTCTGTAAAGAAATGGACATTGGACTACTCCGTTTTGAAAGAGGGGCTTCATTTAGGAATTCCTCCTATGATCCAATCCAGCATCACTTCACTGGGAGGACTCATATTACAAAATTTCATGAATGGCTTCGGAACACAGACCGTTGCGGCGATCACCACGGCCTACCGCGTGGATACTATGGTACTTCTGCCGATCGTTAATCTTGGCTCGGGAATATCCACAATTGTGGCACAGAATTTTGGTGCAGGAAGGAAAAGGCAGATTCCCAAGATTGTCTGCGTTGGCACTGCAATGATGTTTTGCGTTTCCCTTTTGCTGACATGGCTCATAGTGGAGACCGGCGGCTATTTGATCGCTATGTTTGGAGTAAGCCCGGAGGTAACGGAGATTGGAAAAAATTATTTTCAGACAATTGCTGTTTTCTATGCCATTTTTGGCATTGCGGCGTCGGTTCGGGGCTACATAGAAGGAATTGGGGATATACTGTTTTCCAGTATTGCAGGTGTTATTTCCTTGATTTCCCGGATTATATTTTCATATGCTTTTGTCGGACTGTGCGGGAATATGATCATTGCATATGCCGAGGCTGGTTCCTGGGGCGTTTTGTTACTTCTGTACACGTTTCATATTCTATTGAAGAAGATTTCTTTAAAATATAAAAAACAGGAGCAAAAAGAATAA
- a CDS encoding GNAT family N-acetyltransferase, with translation MDKDTVIHYVEIDKKDASIYDEIEMKVRVKEIYEVNGNGVDDITFQKKEVSPYTKDFTENANYKRWKRQFDLENWNFFVAFDGNRPVGGAVLCSHSSELNMLEGREDLGVLWDIRVDSGYKHCGVGQRLFQLVKVKAENLGLIQLKIECQNNNVPAVDFYFKQGAHIGAVNRYAYYGDKDAADEVQFLLYVNLFPGIHN, from the coding sequence ATGGATAAGGATACTGTGATTCATTATGTGGAGATAGACAAAAAAGATGCTTCCATCTACGATGAAATAGAGATGAAAGTAAGAGTGAAAGAAATCTATGAGGTTAATGGGAACGGGGTGGATGATATTACCTTTCAAAAGAAAGAAGTATCACCATATACAAAAGATTTTACAGAAAACGCTAATTATAAAAGATGGAAAAGGCAGTTTGATTTAGAAAACTGGAATTTTTTCGTGGCATTTGATGGGAACAGGCCAGTAGGTGGAGCTGTGCTGTGCAGTCATTCGTCTGAGCTGAATATGCTGGAAGGGCGGGAAGATTTGGGTGTTCTGTGGGATATCCGTGTGGATTCCGGTTATAAACATTGTGGTGTGGGGCAAAGACTATTTCAATTGGTAAAGGTTAAGGCAGAGAATTTAGGTCTTATACAGTTAAAAATAGAATGTCAGAATAATAATGTTCCAGCAGTGGATTTTTATTTCAAACAGGGGGCACACATAGGCGCAGTGAACAGGTATGCCTATTATGGAGATAAGGATGCGGCAGATGAAGTGCAGTTCCTTTTATATGTAAATTTGTTCCCTGGAATACATAACTGA
- a CDS encoding YbhB/YbcL family Raf kinase inhibitor-like protein, translated as MKNSDSILQITSEAFSDEGYMPKRYTGFGEDVSPPFCLLNLSPKAVSVAIIMNDLDIPMVKEYTHWLIWNIPPQKQIPENIPYGPVVQELGNAVQGTAYGKNRYRGPKQPIFIRNTHRYVFRIYTLDCFLKLRKDAGRKELLDAIKGHVIQEGSITGRYKR; from the coding sequence ATGAAAAATAGTGATTCAATACTACAGATTACAAGTGAGGCGTTTTCGGATGAAGGATATATGCCCAAGAGGTATACTGGTTTCGGCGAAGATGTTTCACCGCCTTTTTGCCTCTTGAACTTGTCACCCAAAGCAGTTTCTGTTGCGATCATTATGAATGATCTGGACATTCCTATGGTAAAAGAATATACTCACTGGCTGATCTGGAATATTCCGCCCCAAAAGCAGATACCGGAGAATATCCCATATGGGCCTGTGGTGCAGGAACTGGGCAATGCAGTACAGGGAACAGCTTATGGCAAGAACAGATACCGAGGACCAAAACAGCCTATATTTATTAGAAATACCCACAGGTATGTATTTCGCATCTATACACTTGACTGTTTTTTGAAACTTCGCAAGGATGCGGGAAGGAAGGAACTGCTCGATGCCATAAAGGGCCATGTGATTCAGGAGGGCAGTATAACCGGCAGATATAAGCGATGA